The region CACGGTCACCTGTGGGCCCCTACGAACTCGGTGATGGAGGCGATGACGTAGTCGATCATCTCGTCGGTGAGGCCGGGATAGACACCGATCCAGAAGGTGTGCTCGGTGACGATGTCGCTGTTGGTCAGCTCGCCGCAGACGCGGAACTCGCGGCCGAGGTAGGCGGGGTGGCGGGTCAGGTTGCCCGCGAAGAGCCGGCGCGTGCCGATTTTGCGGCTCTCCAGGAAGTCCACGAACTCCGCGCGCTTGAACGGCGCTTCGGGATCGACGGTGAGGACGAAGCCGAACCAGCTCGGGTCGCTGCCTGGCGCGGGTTCCGGCAGCAGTAGCCAGGGCACCTCGGCGAGACCGGAGCGCAGCCGTCCCCAGTTGCGCCGCCGCGCGCTGCAGAAGTCGTCGAGCTTGTCCAACTGGGACAGGCCGAGCGCGGCTTGGAGATCGGTCGCTTTCAGGTTGTAGCCCACGTGGGAGAAGATGTACTTGTGGTCGTAGCCGGCCGGCAGCGTCCCCATCCGGTAGCCGAACCGCTTGTGGCAGGTGTCGCTCTCCCCCGGTTCGCACCAGCAGTCCCGGCCCCAGTCTCGCAGCGACTCCACGATCCGGGCCAGGGCCAGGTTCGAGGTGAGCACGCAGCCGCCCTCACCCATCGTGAGGTGATGGGCCGGATAGAAGCTGACGGTGGCGAGGTCGCCGAAGGTCCCCACGAGCTGTCCCCTGTAGGTGCTGCCGACCGCGTCGCAGGTGTCCTCGACCAGCAGCAGGTCGTGCTCCGCGGCAAGTTGGGCCACCTCTGCCACCTCGAAGGGGTTGCCGAGGGCGTGCGCGATCGCGATGGCCCGGGTGCGGGGCCCGATGGCTTTCTCGACGCGCTCCGCGGTGGTGTTGTACGTGCGCAGGTCGATGTCGACGAAGACCGGCACGAGGCCGTTCTGCAGGATGGGGTTGACGGTCGTGGGGAAACCCGCCGCCACCGTGATCACCTCGTCGCCCGGCACGAGCCTGCGCTCTTCCAGCTGAGGTGAGGTGAGGGCGGTGAGGGCCAGGAGGTTCGCCGAGGAACCGGAGTTGGTGAGATGCGCCTTCCGCCTTCCCATACGCCGGGCGAAGTCCGACTCGAACTTGCGGGCCGATCGGCCCGCCGCGATCCGCAGGGTCAGGGCCGCTTCCACCACGGCCGCCCTGTCCGCCTCGTCGAGCACGGCCCCGGACGGCCAGATCTCCGTGACGCCGGGGACGAACTCCCCGTCGCCACTGGTCTCTCGGTGGTACTGACGCACCTCGTCGAGGATGTGCGCGAGCCGATCGCTCATGGGTTCTCCGTAAGTTGTCAGGCGGCCCGGGAGGGCCGGGTGTGCCCTGTGCGTTCTTGCCTTCAGCGGCTGCAGACGGGTGGCCGCCCGGCTTCCCGGGACGCCTGGCTGCTGATGGAGATGTGCGCGCTTCGTGCGGTTGCTGACCACAGAGAGGGCAGGGAGGTGTTCCTCGGGTCGGCGGCTGCCGTCCGGATCGAGGAGGGGCAGGTGTGCGAGCGGAGGACCCAGGTCTGCGCCGGGGCGAGGGCTGCGCACACGTCCAGGCCGTCTTTGCCCTGGTCCGCCGGTGAACCGACCTGCTCGGGGCCCTGCTGCGCGACGGACGGATCTTCACCTCCGCCCCGCCGGTCACACAGGCGGCGTGACTTCGTCATTGAGACTCCTCGCCGTCGCCGTGGGCGTTGCGGGGGCAGGCGGTAGTGGGCTGGCACGCGATGCACGGGCGGGCGGCCCGGACAGTGTGACCCGTGCGGCTAAAGGTGGCCTAGGCCCGGTCTTGTGCGGGGCTGCCCACCGCGCTGAAGACCCGGGGCCCGAAGGCGGTGCGGCGACCGGATGGCGCAAGATTCGCGCAAGAACAGTTTTAGGGGCGCCCTTCAGGATGGTCGTGATACATGCAGCCCCCCGGCATGGTGACGCACAGGCACGTTCGGGAGCCACAGAGCACTTCTCCGAACCCGTCCCAGAGCCTGAGCACGAGAGAGGACGAGAATGGCCAATCTCGAACCGGACATCGCAGATGTCACCCACGCACTCACGCCGAGACAGACCGAGGTGGTGCGGCTCGCGGCACTTGGTCTCACGGCGAAGGAGACCGCCCGGCGGCTCGGCATCTCGAAGACCACCGTGGACGAACACCTCACCGAGGCGCGGCGTCGCGTCGGGGCCAGCACCAAATCGCATCTGGTCGGTCTGGCGGTCGCCGCCGGGATCGTCGCCGGATAAGTCCGGCGCGGGTGGCGGGTGCAACTCTTCCAAGCGGTCGCTGGATCCTGTATGTACTGGCCGGATACGTTGTCGCTGCCCCGCGGTAAGATGGGCAGGTGCCCATCTTTATGGGCGTGCGCTCGGTGGGTGACGACCGGGCGCGGGCGGGCGGGCGTACGAGAGGACGGGCGAGTGCCGACTGGGGTGCACCTTCGCGACGCGAGACAGCAGTTGTTCGACGCCGCCGAGCGCGTGCTCCTGCGCAGCGGTCCGAACGGCCTGACGGGCCGGGCCGTCACCGACGAGGCGGGCTGCGCCAAGGGCGTCCTGCACCGGCACTTCAGTGACTTCGACGCCTTCCTCACCGACCTCGTGCTCGACCGGGCCGCGCGGCTGGAGAAGGAGGCGAGCGCGCTGCGCGAGTCGGCCGGGACCGGCACCGTGGCGGAGAACCTCACCAGCGCGCTGTTCACCCTGTTCGGGCCGGTGCCGATGGCGCTCATCCCGCTGATCACCTTCCGGGACGAGCTCCGCGCCCGGCTGCGGCAGGTGATGCCCGGTGGCGGCATCGCGATCCTCGTCCAGGTCTCGAGCGCGATCTCCGCCTATCTCGCCGCCGAGCGCGACCGGGGGCGTATCGCGGCCGACGCCGACATCGACTCGCTCACGCTCTCCCTGGTCGGTGGTGGCCATCTCCTGTTCGCGGACCGCGACCCTGGCCCGCCGGCCACGGGCGCCGTCGACAAGCTGGTGACCGCGGTGATCACCGACGCCGTCCAGCGACGGACGGTTTAGGGCCTTCCGCGCGCAGTGCGCGGCGGAAAAACAAGCCACAATCGTGGCGCCGATGAATCCGACTCCTACCGCCCTCATAGGAACAAAGCCTCTCCGGCCGTCTCACCGAAGTCATAATGAACGCGCAGGCCAGCAGTGTCTCGCTATATGTCACCAACAGGGCTGCGATAAGTCTTCCCGGAACGGCATCCCCCTTGCTGTCCGAAAAATCGCACGATAGGGAATGTCTCATTCCGCCCCGGTGTCGAATTATCTACATTGCCGTTTGATTTTCGAGCTGTGCATGATTGGGACCGGCTCCGCAATGTGGCGAAACTGTTGTCCGTGTTCCTGACGAAGGGATGAATCGTGCCTGCCTTCCCACGACCCCTTGGGCCGGACCTCCCCCACCGTGGCGTGTCAGCCGGTGGTCACCGCCCCCTGATACCCATGTCAGCGGAGGAGGGTGCCCGGTGAGGTACGAGATGCTGGGCCCCCTCCGTGTCCGGGACGAGAACACGTACTTCACGCTTCATCCGCATAAAGTGGAGATCGTCCTCACGGTGCTGCTCATCCGGGCGGACTGTCTGGTCTCCCCGGAACAACTCATGCAGGAGATCTGGGGCGAGGATCTGCCACGGCGCGCCGTCGCGGGCCTGCACGTGTACATCTCCCAGCTTCGCAAGTTCCTGAAGCTCCCCGGCGCGAGTGGCAACCCCGTCGAGACCCGGGCGCCAGGCTACGTGCTGCACAAGGGCGACGACCAGATTGACACCCAGATCTTCCCCGAACTCGTCGAGGAGGGACGGTCCTTGCTCCGTGAGCAGCGCACGGACGAGGCGGCGTCCTGCTTCAGCCGGGCGCTCGCGCTGTGGCGCGGCCCGGTCCTGGGCCGCAGCAGCGACGTGACCGGCGCCCAGGGCCCGATCATCGACGGTTTCTCGATCTGGCTGACCGAGATCCGCCGGGAGTGCCAGGAGATGCTCGTCGAGTGCCAGCTCCAACTCGGCCGGCACCGCGAGGCGGTGGGCATGCTGTACGCCCTCACCGCGGAGAACCCCATGTGCGAGGCGTTCTACCGTCAGCTCATGCTGGCGCTCTACCGCTCGGAGCGGCAGGCGGACGCGCTGAAGGTGTACCAGTCGGTGCGCAAGACACTGAACGACGAGCTGGGGCTCGAGCCCGGGCGTCCGCTGCAGGATCTGCAGCGGGCCATCCTCTCGGGCGACTTGCACCTGATGTCGTCACCGCCGGCGATGTCCGATCACTGACCACCCCGCCGCACCCCGCCGTTCCCGCGCTGCCCCCAGGTGCACACATCCGCGTCAGCGGAAGTCGGTGAGAAGGAGGCGGGCCGCCGTCAGGGCGTCGGCGGCATGGGCGGGTCCCAGGCCGGAAAGCGCCCCCAACGCCCGTACTCGAGTGCGCGGCGCGGCGCCAGGGCTGAGGGCGACGCGGCGCAGAGCGACAGTGAGCAGGTCATCAAGGGGGATGGCACGAGCAACGCTCCCTTCCCGGCTGCCGGAAGGGCGGCGCGTCAGCCCCACCAGGCTCTCCACAGCACGTAGCTGGAGTGCGTCCTCCCCACCGAAATCGGTCGCAAGCCGCAGCATCGCGCTGACTGCCGCAGCCTGCCGGGGTGCGTCGACGCGTGCCACCACCAATTCCGCGGCGAGCAGTCGCACTGCCGGGGCGGCGTCCTCGGAACCCGCGACGAGTCGGTCGAGGCACGCCAGCGCGGAGTCCCGGCCGGACGTCGTGTCGGTCATGGACAGCAACTCCCGTACGGCAGCGGACTGGACCGCATCCGAAGCAGCGGCGGGCAGCGGCAGCGCAGCCAGGTGACTCAGGATGTCGGCCATGACAGCCGGGTGCAGAACCACCGCGCACCGGCCCGGCATGACAGGACACGTGTCCAGCGCCGCGGTCGGGTCCGTACTTTGCCTGACGAGCTTGACAGCGCACTCCAGGCGCGTCTGAGGGCAGCAGGCGGCGCTCCCACACGGACGGAGCAACGTGCGGTGGATCTCCTCGTGCAGGGCCGGGACTTCGACGAGGTCGAGGAGTGTTCGCACCGCCTCCCGGGACTCGGGCGATTCGGGGCCGTCCGCAATGTTCCGCAGGACACTGACGCCGGTACGGCAGTCGAACGCTGACGCAGCGTCGCCCGGCGGGTGCTCGACCGCGACTGCCAGAAGGTGTGCGGCCGCGGCGGTCCTGACCGCGTCCTGACCGCTCCGGTCGGCGGTAAGGGCTCGCAGGTGCGCCAGCACGGCCGCGCGTGCCAGCCCGCCAAAGGCCGCGCCCACGGCCAGTGCCGCCAATGACGCCACCGCCTTGGGCCGCAGGGCCTGGTGGACGTCCGGGTCACCGGCGAAGCGGGCCAGCGCCTCGCACCCCTCGACGGTGTCCTCGGTGTCCGGCGACTCCGCGAATGCCTGGGCGGCACGCAGACGCAGCGAGGAGGGGAGCCGCCGATCGGCGACGTACTGCCGCAGCGCGGCGGCGGTGTCCGGGACGGTGGGGAAGCGCACCCGGGCGAGCACCTGCACGGCCGCGTTGCGGTCGGCAGTGACAGTGCCCTGGCTGGTGGCGATGGCACGCAGGACGTCGACGGCCACCCCCGTACCAGCTCGGGGGTCGAGCCGCAGCAGCCCTTCTGCGGCGGCCACCCGGACGCTCCCGCGCACCTCCTGGGAGGTGACCAGCCGCCGCAGCGGGGCCACGATGTCGGGCTGCGGATGCGGGGCCCGCTGTCCGGAATCGGCGAGTAGGACGACGGCGCGGCATCGGCTGTCCCCGGTGGCGGTCAGCAGTCCGGTCAACTTCATCAGCGGGGGGACGGCCCGGCTGCCGAGGTTCGCCGGGGCGTCCCTTCGGACCTGCACGTCAAGCGCTGCCACCAGTAGTCCGCATGGTGCCGTCAGGGGTGCCACCAGATCGGCCAGCGAGCGGCACGCCTCGACGCGCTCCTCGGCGGGGCACAGGTCGGCCCAGAGAGCCGCAGCCTTCAACCGGACGTCGGCGTGGATCCGTGACGACGCCGTAAGGCGCCGCACTGCCGGGAGTCGTACGGCACCGAGGCCGCAAGGTGCACCACGTCGGTGTCGGAAACGGCCGCCAGCAGCGCCGAGGTGACCTCCTCGGGCGCTCCGGCTTTCAGCCACGCCGCTGCCACGGCCTGTCGCAGCGGCGGCGGAGTGCGCGGGTCGTCCAGAACCCGTCGCAGAATCTCCGCGCACTGCTCCCGCAGGTCCGGGAACACAGAGCCGGCCAGTCCTTCCAGGCTCGTCCGCGCGACCCAGCTGCCGAGCCGCGGTGAGGTGTCCGGATCGGTCAGCACGTCGTTCAGCAGGCCGGGCAGGAGGTCGTAGGCTTCCCGCGAGACGGAGTCGGCGAGATACCGGACGGCGACGAGGCGGTCAGCGTCGCCGAGCCGCGCCTCCCGGGCCAGCGCGGCGAGCAGTTCGGGATCACGAACTCGCCCCTGGATCCTCCGTTCGATCTCCTCCACATACTGGAGACTGCCTGGTACGGCCAGGCACCACTCCGTCACGACCGCGACGACGTCCCCGCTCCGGTCGGCAGCCTCCCGCAGCCGCTCGTCCAGCCTCGTACCTCCGAAGCGCCTGGAGCCACGGCAGGCCACGCCGAGGTGAGGCAGCCTGTCGAAGCCCGCCAGTATCGCGGCCACTGTCTTCGCGTTCCGCAGCGACTCAGCGCTCATCGCCCACCTACCGGTGAGAGGTCGAGCTCACGGCG is a window of Streptomyces sp. NBC_01477 DNA encoding:
- the rfbH gene encoding lipopolysaccharide biosynthesis protein RfbH — protein: MSDRLAHILDEVRQYHRETSGDGEFVPGVTEIWPSGAVLDEADRAAVVEAALTLRIAAGRSARKFESDFARRMGRRKAHLTNSGSSANLLALTALTSPQLEERRLVPGDEVITVAAGFPTTVNPILQNGLVPVFVDIDLRTYNTTAERVEKAIGPRTRAIAIAHALGNPFEVAEVAQLAAEHDLLLVEDTCDAVGSTYRGQLVGTFGDLATVSFYPAHHLTMGEGGCVLTSNLALARIVESLRDWGRDCWCEPGESDTCHKRFGYRMGTLPAGYDHKYIFSHVGYNLKATDLQAALGLSQLDKLDDFCSARRRNWGRLRSGLAEVPWLLLPEPAPGSDPSWFGFVLTVDPEAPFKRAEFVDFLESRKIGTRRLFAGNLTRHPAYLGREFRVCGELTNSDIVTEHTFWIGVYPGLTDEMIDYVIASITEFVGAHR
- a CDS encoding helix-turn-helix transcriptional regulator; protein product: MANLEPDIADVTHALTPRQTEVVRLAALGLTAKETARRLGISKTTVDEHLTEARRRVGASTKSHLVGLAVAAGIVAG
- a CDS encoding TetR/AcrR family transcriptional regulator — protein: MPTGVHLRDARQQLFDAAERVLLRSGPNGLTGRAVTDEAGCAKGVLHRHFSDFDAFLTDLVLDRAARLEKEASALRESAGTGTVAENLTSALFTLFGPVPMALIPLITFRDELRARLRQVMPGGGIAILVQVSSAISAYLAAERDRGRIAADADIDSLTLSLVGGGHLLFADRDPGPPATGAVDKLVTAVITDAVQRRTV
- a CDS encoding AfsR/SARP family transcriptional regulator, translated to MRYEMLGPLRVRDENTYFTLHPHKVEIVLTVLLIRADCLVSPEQLMQEIWGEDLPRRAVAGLHVYISQLRKFLKLPGASGNPVETRAPGYVLHKGDDQIDTQIFPELVEEGRSLLREQRTDEAASCFSRALALWRGPVLGRSSDVTGAQGPIIDGFSIWLTEIRRECQEMLVECQLQLGRHREAVGMLYALTAENPMCEAFYRQLMLALYRSERQADALKVYQSVRKTLNDELGLEPGRPLQDLQRAILSGDLHLMSSPPAMSDH